TTTAatttctctatggttaaatgtTCTTAATACAActaaacataacttttttattgatAGTTAAGTTTTGCTACGGGGATATTTAGGAACGAAATTGTTATTGGGATATATTTTACTTTGATATTGTTGACAatagcaaaaaattttaaatattttttcaactaacTTTCAGCTCATAAATTCAACAACCTGACGCTTATGCTGCTTAACGAAGAACGCCTAAAAAAAATAGGCTTAAAAGAAGGTCCGATTCTCTTTGTTTTGGATATCATTGAAAAGACAAGGAACGCGAATTCACCTACATTGAGAATTGAAGACGCTGAGAACATTTCCCCGATTCGGATCAAGCTTCAACGAAATTCCAGATTTGCCCAAAACGTTCTCTATAAAAAACTGGATAAACAGCTGCCCCTTGAACACAAAGAATTATGCCATATGGTTCGAATACTCTGCGATGATTGGAAgaatcgagttttcctacaaaAGTAAgtcaatattgaaatttattttatttatactcTGACACTGAATTAACATTTCATAAACACCCTCTATCTAGATTAAAATAGTtgcaaataaacaaatcatGTCTATAACTACATTATTTTTCACGATTACAGTTACCCAACAACGGCGGAGCAACAGGAAATGGcccaacaaattttgaatgcattcCCTTATCTAAGGAATACACCTGGGAACGATTCAActacacttttttcaaaaaatagtgGCAAAGGTACAGGCCATCGTCATTCAGGGATCATCCACAATTTTTTCCGCAACCTTTGCCATCATGTTCCGGCCGAGtccaaaaaatttacaagatcGCCCAAACCAGGAATACTACCAGAGGAAATAGCCAATTATGCAACCAATCTTAGTCTCATTGAAGGAACAGCTGAAAATTTTTCCTATATCAAGGAGGATATGGCTAAGTGTTTGCCTTTGCTCAACAATTTGATACttctaaaaaaaactcctaAATCGATTTCGGAAACATTACCACACTTACTCGCTTACGGAGGACAAATAGTAagtaaaatatcgaaatattGCTAAGAAAAGCATTAAAAACATTATCTGTTATTTAACACTACAAGGTTATATAAACTGCCacaaaaactcgatttttttaatttttctgacttcatttcattattttatcttAATAGATTGTCGAAATGTTTGCTGAGATGAAACCTGGCCAAAACAAACATGCAAATCTGAACAACGTTTGTTCGAAAGGTTTGCTGTTCAAACCTACTACTTTCAGCCGGGTCGAAGATGGCAAGtatagatttaatttttaacctttaGATTATGAAtttatataatgaaaaaaaaaaaaaaatagaaacaaaataccatgagtcatttttttcaatctgtagatgagattttgcaaaaaattaactGTAAATTATCCACACATCgagatttttatatttatgctAGATTAATTATAGCCAATATTTTTCATAGGTAATTTACGAGGAATACTCCGCTTATGGCTTTCATTGAATTCTCAAGGAATGAGGAGAACACTTAAAGATGGTGACATGGAACAAGCATTGGCTTATGACCTAATTCAATGGGTTGGAGTAAgttctaaatattttcaatttttaaatgactaatcgttatatatttttcaattttaggaaGATCAGAGTACTTTAAATGAAGTACTCGGAGGCTATGAGGCAGCCTACATACGATCAGGAAAATACCCGCCATCAAAAATCCTCTGCCGAGCAATGCCCTTTGCATTCGGGAACTACGTGATTTACACATATGGAATCACTATAAATGTCGAGGGTGATTTCCTCACTACACTTGATGTGTTTGCGAAATCGTTCGTTGTCTTCGGATGCAAACCACCAACAATTTTAAAGAAGCTGTTAGAATTTTTGTACATACATTGTTACATGATACAAAAGTCAACTCATCGTGCAATTGTGAAAACTTATACGGATGTTTTCACCGAAAGTAATGAGGTCTCAAGCAAAAAATCTCGCATAAACCATTCACAAAAAGCAATGGTACTATTATAAACAAGTCTTCCACATATGGTTATATTACCTTAAGATATGATAtatgattctttttttataacatttaagTCATAGTCATTTTCCATTAATGGCATTATCATTAATCATTATAAACCAATTAATAATTAGAAATCGTTAATacatattgttttttaaaacctaataaTTGTAAGGGTTTCTTTTTTTACATCTGAATTCCTTGAATTTTTGACTAAAATATTTCAAGCAACCATTTAT
This portion of the Uranotaenia lowii strain MFRU-FL unplaced genomic scaffold, ASM2978415v1 HiC_scaffold_404, whole genome shotgun sequence genome encodes:
- the LOC129760079 gene encoding uncharacterized protein LOC129760079, yielding MLLNEERLKKIGLKEGPILFVLDIIEKTRNANSPTLRIEDAENISPIRIKLQRNSRFAQNVLYKKLDKQLPLEHKELCHMVRILCDDWKNRVFLQNYPTTAEQQEMAQQILNAFPYLRNTPGNDSTTLFSKNSGKGTGHRHSGIIHNFFRNLCHHVPAESKKFTRSPKPGILPEEIANYATNLSLIEGTAENFSYIKEDMAKCLPLLNNLILLKKTPKSISETLPHLLAYGGQIIVEMFAEMKPGQNKHANLNNVCSKGLLFKPTTFSRVEDGNLRGILRLWLSLNSQGMRRTLKDGDMEQALAYDLIQWVGEDQSTLNEVLGGYEAAYIRSGKYPPSKILCRAMPFAFGNYVIYTYGITINVEGDFLTTLDVFAKSFVVFGCKPPTILKKLLEFLYIHCYMIQKSTHRAIVKTYTDVFTESNEVSSKKSRINHSQKAMVLL